GACACAGCGAAAACGGCTGAGCGCCAATCTTCCACCAACGGGGTCCACATCCGGTGGCCCATGATTGCGGAGTCCATGATGGTTAGCGTTGTATTTTGTTCCGATAAGGGAGTTTAGGAAACATGGAAAAGATCCGTAGCGATGAGACCTGTTGTCGCTTTCTGGTTACGAAATTATTTGTTTCACAATAACGATCTCTAGCACGAATCAACACGAATTCAACAGCACATAGTTCTACGCAAGTTACATGCACTAGCTAAATGATGTTCATGGTGATAATTGATAAATCGGAGATCGGAACAGATATTTAATAATATTTAATTTGTTGCATACCTGCCGTCCCAGTTGATTCGATCATCCGAAAGGATCACCATCCACGTGTTACACCAGGACACTAATTGCGCGGTAAAATCACGGTGTTTTAAGCCAACGGTCGACCTTGAAATAGTAGAGGTCGAAATTTCATATTTTGACGTTTCGTGTCTTCTCGGCTGCTCGAAATAATGGTACTTCCAAAAAAGTACCATTATCTCGAGCAGTTTTTCGAGCGACCTGCTTTGTTGTGCTCGAAAAATGGGTTTACTCAAAATCTGAGTTCGACGAAACCGGGGGGCTCGTGTAGTAGTTAAAGGGGATTTTTTCCGTATTAGCTTCGTGATAGCCAAAGTGATAATCCCAGCGCGTAACAAGGCCTTGGCGAGATACATCGTCGGTCGCCAGAACGTTAGCGAAATAGAATGAACAGGCAGCGGGTGAAAACGCCAAACAGATCGCCGTATCACTTCTTTccggtgctgttgcttctggtgctAGGGCAATGGAGTTTTCTCAGCTCGGTCGTTACGGCCGAATCCACCGATATCGAGCTCGATGCTAAAGCCAACAAAATTCATCAAATCGATTCACTCAATCTGTTGCTCTACACCTTTCTGCTGACCCTGACTGTGCTCACTATCTGGCTATTCAAGCACAGGCGCGTTTCCTGGCTCCACGAAACAGGACTAGCGGTCATCTACGGTAAGAAATCTCGAAAAAAAGTCGTATGTGAATCACACTTCGAAGAAAAACTTCCTCGTTATCTGCGTGGTACTTTCTGGGTAGTTTTCCATATGCTGCTaacagctggtgctgctgattcgGATGACGAAGCGCGCTTTGCGCAACATCAGAAACCCTGTCCGAGTGACTAACAGTTCTCTCGACAGGAAAAGTTATTTTTGTTCCGAAGGCTGTACACAAACAGCCACCAAAGGGCCGGAACAAACAGGACCCTTTAGATTAAAGTTATTGTAAGGTCTTGGAAAAGAATCAATTTAATACTCCCATTTTACTGCAGGACTCATCGTAGGGGCAATCATCCGATATGCGGGAACCACAACGCCGATAATTCACGTTGCCGTCGATCCTCAACCGGACGTTAAGTTTAACCAAAGCCTACCACCAGACACATTATGGCTCAAGTTTCCGGGAAATCTGCCGCACGGTTCGGATCAACCTGTGAAGGCCAACAAAACCTACACCTACAGCTTCCGAGGAGAGATTGCCAACGTCGAGGAGAACGAAATCGACCTGAAGGCGACCTTTGATCCCGAAATCTTCTTCAACATTATCCTTCCACCGATCATTTTCCATGCTGGATATAGCTTGAAAAGGGTATTTACTTCCCGCTgaatcatacacacaccagCTGTCTTATTTTGTATTCTGTTCTATTTGTAGAAATACTTTTTCCGTAATCTTGGAGCAATTTTAATGTTTGCCATCATTGGAACAACGCTCTCGGCCTTTTTAATCGGAGCACTGATGTATGGTTTCGTACAGCTAATGCCAAAGCTGAAATCGAGCTTCACCTTCCTAGATACACTTTACTTCGGAGCCCTCATTTCTCCGACGGATCCGCTTACTATCTTAGCCATTTTCAGCGATATGCACGTCGACGTTAATCTGTACGCGctcgtttttggggaaagtgtGCTGAATGATGCGGTTGCCATCGTACTCAGTGGGTGCGTACAGCAGTGGAGATTTTAGATGCCCCGAAATTTTCTACATTGAACCAAATTCATTCTTACAGGGCTATTCAAAACTACGGGGAGCATTACTCGAGTAATGGAGAATTCGAAGGACACGCTTTTCTCCGTTCGCTAGGCGATTTCTTCAGCGTATTTGCCTTTTCACTGCTGATCGGCGCATCGATGGGCTGCGTTACGGCCATGATGACAAAGTTTACGCGTATACGCGACTTTCCTTTGCTGGAATCGGCCCTCTTTGTGCTTATGTCCTACAGCACCTTTTTAATAGCCGAAGCAGCCGAACTCACCGGTAAAGAGTTGGATTGGGATATCAACAATTTTGCATtaatgaatgttttcctttcccttgtTCTGCTTACATTCAGGTGTTGTTGCGGTGCTGTTTTGCGGGATTTGTCAGGCGCATTATACGTACAACAATCTTTCAGATGATTCTCGAATACGAACGAAGCAAATATTCGAACTGTTAAACTTCTTGGCGGAGAACTTTATCTTCTCGTACATTGGGGTGTCGATGTTCACGTTTCCAAAACACCACTTTGATCCGTTATTCATTTTCACCGGTTTTGTAAGATCCCTCCTTCTAGAAAATAAGTAAGACCATCTTAATGgtattaatgttttttttagatGTGTGCCGCTATAGGACGAGCTGTAAATATTTACCCCCTATCAGCGCTGCTGAACATTGCTAGAAAGCCAAAGATTTCGTGGAACTTTCAACACATGCTCTTCTTTGCTGGTAAATCTACAAAAAGCAACATTCAAGTCATATCAGATTCTGATACATGTTATTCCTTGTTTGATAGGTTTGCGTGGTGCCATGTCTTTTGCACTTGCAATAAGGAACACAGTTTCGGACGCGCGGCAGGCAATGTTAACGACTACGTCACTGATTGTAATTACGACCGTTATCATACAGGGCGGTGCGGCGAATTTCTTGCTCAACTGGTTAAACATCCCGTAAGCACACGCGTTTCTGTTATTGTGATTGCATTCAATCGGTTCCAAGCGTAGTTTTGAATtgatcttttcttttttagtgTCGGAGTTGACGATGAAACAGAGGTGCTACCGTTCCAAGGAGTACGAAGCGTAAGTATCTGGTTGGGGCTTTGACGGTCTTTGGTCCCAGTTttgcgagcacacacacaccttttgtTCGTTGTCGTGGAACTTGATTTATATGGTTCAGTTAACTATGTTCGTTAACGATGGCAGACAATTAGTCTGCTAGTAACAGTACAATATGACACTCATTACTATCTCTCCCACCCATTGGAACCGTCCTATGGCAAACCATTTGAATCCTGTTAACACTCCATATACTGCCCAACGCTCTCCGTCGAATCATTCGCTTTCAAAGGTGTACAATTCGATGGAAAATACGGCTGGGGTAGGTTGCATTAAGAATCAGTCAATGGTTTTTACTTATAAGTTGTGTGTCTGactatttttttctccatcgtccGATGCGGTAgagtgtgcatgcatgctGCCTGGTACAATGCTTCTCATTTTCTGTAAACTTTcagttttgttattttttttgtcgatGTGTCTCGTTTGTTTAGAATGGCAAAGTGCCGgtaatgaaaatgtaaaaaatgatAAGACAGTGTGATTACCAAATATAGCTTCATCATATTATAACTTCAAACAGTTTTATCAACATCCATCAGTTATTTCATGCTGGTGATGTTTTACTACTTTAGTGCATTAGCAGTATTCACTTAGTAGATTACATTAAGCTATATCATTTGCTGTAAGCGTTTGAAAGGGACACAGCCTTCTTCTAATGACTATAACTACTCGATTTCTCCCCTACCCCAATCCATCGTCTATCGGCATTCTTATTTGTTTAAATGAAGTCGATCGATGTCGGTTTGAATCTCAGTCAATTACAAGTCGACAGGCGGACTAGTTCTTTGGTAAGAACAAATTTGCAATAATATTTGTTTGCCAAGTGCAAGTATAGGACCTTTCTTCTTTAATGTTTTGTCTTTAAGACGGTgtcatttttctttctaatatttatttttatctatttatttatttttatctattTTTGCACTTTCTACCTCCTTGTTATGGTTACCGTTGACTGGTGTCCTTGAGTATAAATGAATGATACAACGGTTCACCCAAGATAGATTGCGTATTTCTTTTAATGTGTTTGTTCATCTATTTTCGTTCAAAGTTGCGTTCTTTTGCGTATTTGTGTTAAATGTTTTGGTACTAGAAACCGTTTGGCTTTAACTAGATTGTACGTAAGTCGTCATTTATCATactaatattgatttttccctTCCAAAGGACTTGGAGAATCCCGACAGTGAAGGTGCCACCACACCCGGTGGAACTAGAAAAGGTCACGAGAAGGCTGTTTTGGCGCGTTTGTGGGGAAATTTCGATTCGAGGTAGGTATATTGGAATGAATGCTTGCCGCCGAATGTAGCATTAAATCCGCTTTCTTACCGCTTCTTTAGGTACATGAAACCCTTGCTAACGCATTCTCGGCCAACATTACTCGAGACGTTACCGGTTTGCCTGAGCCCGCTTGCACGATTGTTAACAACGACAGAACAGTTAACCCAGGTAGGGACAATATCATGGCATCTCATCATTTTGAATTCTTCTATTTAACGAATACTTGGATTGTTTCCCTTTTATGCTAGGACGGTCCGACACGCCGAGCGGATTCCGACTCGGATTTGTGTATCGACGAAGATGATCGTGCTTCGCGTGGCTGCCCAGCGGATGGCAGTGGGCGTCGCAACTCGATCAATCGCGTAAGTATCCGCCTTGTTTCGGATGAACGTAATACGATCTTTGCGAGCTACAAGAATCGCGACTAATACCATGGCCATTCGTTCAGCATCGTGCACCATTTTGTTTAGTATTCAGGTTCAGGATATTTTAACCAGTAACGCTTaagatttttctttttattagcATAGCTTTTCGGTAATCTCTGGCCCGTGTAGCAAAGCGCGCcaaataacaaacaataacTAAGCGTGACCACACTAGGTTCATTGTGGTGCTCTGTAAAATATACGTGCATTTGTTTATGCATGTTGCCATTGTTTCCATTGATCTGAAGCAGTGTGTTTGTCTAGTCACGGGATTGAAATTGTTGATGAATTGATAGGAGAAATACGCTTACATTCTAAACAGAGCGATATAACACAACTCAAACACGGGACAGAAAACATCGTCTCGATGAAATATTGTGCAAGCAGTAACATTTGCATGAACGGAGGGGTTAGTAGAACATTTGAGATAGAGGGTGCAAGTTGtaaattaattgcattttcttgcaaatgcaaaagatAGTAGTATTATACTAATGAGATGAGGACGCACTTGTGTGAAATGCCAAATGTAGTGAACTTTACAGACACATGATAACAAACCCATTTCCTTTGTACTAAAAACTGAATTAACTATTCCATGATCCTAGGTTATAATAATATGATCGACTTATGTATACCACCTGTTCTTTGCATGCCTACGCCCtccgtgcgttcgttcgttcgttcgttcgtttgtgtggATGCACATACGTCGAACTATTACGAACTGCTACCCTTATATTTATGCATCATTCGTTTTATACCTCTTCGCCCTCGTTCTGTCTCTACTTCACTTCGATTTTATTAACATTCGGAATCGCGGACACCTTAATTTTCAAACAACCCAACTCACGCCAATACGAAACACTTCCTGCAGCAGCGATATCGCCCCGATGCGGCACGGGATGCAAATGATGCCATCAACGCACTAAGCAGTTTAGATCCCAACTTTATGTAGGGAAGCGACCGATCAAACTAATGTAAATAATTGGCAGCTCTTTATGGTTTCTCCTCTTGCATGTTGTATTAGTTGACAAATTTTTACTATCCTTTTCTTTTAACAAATCTATTTTAGTTTTCTATATCcgatgaaaatggtttgtctttattttttttttttcattttctaaatCATTCCACCTGATATCGACCATTGATTTCAGATGAAACGAAGTGCTTAGATAGCCTTCAGTACGATCCGGTTCCTCATTGTTGTCGTGGATCAACACATAGTGAAAATTGTGCAAAAATGTGCCTAAACTAAATTGCAGCATTACCACGTTGTTTGCCATAtaaatggttttcttttttttgtatagtTTATTCGTTTAATTGGTAAGTTTTAGTTTCATGTTCGTTATTTAGTTTCTATCGCCTTATCTATGGAGTGGTTGAAAGAATAAATCATACTTCTAAGTTGTTCCCAAGAAATACACGAGAAGGTATGATAAgagataaaaatggaaaatggtagGGGGCAGCAGTCATTTTAAAGTCGTCTTTTATCTCATAAAGAAGAGCTCGTGTTTTTTCTGCTTAATTTAAAAGAGGATAACAACTAGTTACAAGTCATTTCGCtgacattattttaaaaatagtaCGGCTGACATAAACAGATTCCATTCTTCCATTTGGCATCTTCTTTGTTCCTTGTGTTACAAAGAATGGTTTTGGAAATAGAAGTGATTAGTTTAGAACATATTTACCAAATATCATTATCCCCTTGGCAAAGTTCAGAAGAAAGTTCAGAAACAATGAATTCGGAAAAGTGAACTCTGTGATTATTGTCCATTCATAAGCGTAAAGCACGTTAGTAATCGTATTGCTGTTACTGATTGTTTGCCTGTTTTAAATAATCGGTGTACTTATGAATACCACAATGGTGAATGTTATAAAGCGTGCGTTAAACGGGCATCTCAGCAAGTGCGGAAACAGCTAATAAATGACGACCAATATAGGAAGGGTCTTAGGAGGATAGCGAACCGAAAGAAGAATTATTATATTGAAATTGTATTGAATGTTTGGAAGTTTCTGTTTAAAAAGCATACCACATGATACGGCTTTCGTGAACGCTGCTAATCGAACACGGGTAGGTTAGACTGTTAAATACGACGATTGGAAGGTGTTCGGCTAAAGAAGAGCCATTGGTGCTTGAAGCAGAAACGAGGGATTTTAGTGTCACGCAGGAGCGCCGTACGCATTAAGGGAAAGagaataaaaacgaaatacaCTGATATTATATTATCAAGCATCCATCTCTAGCATTAATTTTCTGATACTATcttgttctcttctcttctcttctcttctttttacttttcaaCGGTGCTCTCATTGCTACCTCATTCCGTTCGTTCTTTACTTCGTTTTTGAATGGATGGTTTATCTATCCTGATCTATACTGTTGACGATTGTTTTAACTATGAACTTTGTTTAACAATCTTCAAATTTGTTAGCTGGAAATAATGGATGAAAGAATTCCTAGCTCGTTTAATGTATCCTCTATCAGCCTTACCAACCGCATTATACAGCAGGGCAAAAGAGCCGGGGGCAAaatctttcatttttaataGCTTCtttaaaacgaagaaaaccaaGCATAAACCTTCAGTTTGCCGGTCAGTACCTCATTTCTTCGGCTTGTCCATGATGGAAAAAGCTTAAAGTTTTAGTATACGTCCGATATGGAACAAACTCCGTTGCTGCATCGAACTCTTGCCGGATCCGGCACGCCATAAGTGTGAAACAGTGCATAAGTATAACGTTTGTGATCTCTTAAATAAAAAGCCTCGAATGTTTGGATTAACAGCAGCCGTACATCATCCTTCTTTCTCCTGTTTTAGTAACAACAGTATAACGATTACTCCAACTTGATTTTCGTATGCCTTTGGCTCTTTAGTTTTCTCTAAACGAATTAATCTTCATCCTTTGCTTTTTACTAAAAAACTTCttgtgaaaatgtttttttccgttgttttccgtttcaattttaaaatgaacCACACTGACCGCAACAAACGGCGAGTTTTCGGCGAGCGAGATATGTGGACCCGGCTTCACATTTCGATttttcgagcagctcgaaGTATTGCTCGAATAATTCTGCTCGAGCCCCTCTCTCCTGTCAAGCACAGCAGgaacgagttttttttcccgaCTTCGATTTTTGATCTCGTACGACGAACACGGACTTTTCGCACGGAATTTTGGTAAGTTTTGCGAATTGACTATTGCGCTGTTTTAGCAAAGATTTCGCTTACTGAGATACCTCTACTTCACGCGAGCAAGAAACATAACGCGAAACACCAATTCAGCACTGCAAAGCATTCTATTTGCACTTCCCTGTTTTTCGCTCTTTGTGTATTTTTAGAGCGCTTCCTAGGccaaaaaacgcaaacacaaaagaaaaaaagatgcCTACCATCAAGTTGCAGTCGTCGGATGGGGAGATTTTCGACACGGACGTGCAGATTGCTAAATGTTCGGGTACGATCAAAACGATGCTGGAGGATCTCGGTATGGATGAGGGCGATGATGAGGCCGTCCCGCTGCCGAACGTTAACTCAGCCATCTTGCGGAAGGTGCTACAGTGGGCTACCTACCACAAGGACGACCCAATCCCGgtggaggacgacgacagcaaGGAGAAGCGCACGGACGACATCAGCTCCTGGGATGCAGACTTCCTGAAGGTAGACCAGGGTACGTTGTTCGAGCTGATTCTGGCTGCGAACTATCTCGATATTAAGGGATTGTTGGATGTCACCTGCAAAACCGTCGCCAACATGATCAAGGGTAAAACGCCGGAAGAAATTCGCAAGACGTTCAACATTAAGAACGACTTTACTCCTTCCGAGGAGGAGCAAGTTCGCAAGGAGAACGAGTGGTGCGAGGAAAAGTAATTGGAGCACCAGGACGAGCGGAGAGTAATGTACATTTTGCTTTGTAATGGGGGGTTACTAATGGCGAGTTTTATGATTTCGCTAAACACATGATTTATTTGTTCTCTTTTTACGAGAAATAACCTTACTTTTTTCGCTAATAAAACAGAAACGATCAATGGCGTTTGCCTACCCGAATTTCTTTGGATGTGtaataaattacaaaaataTCGGCAAACCCCTCATTTCGCTCCAGGTCACAGTACTTAAACCGACGCATGATTCAGCTTAGCGCTAAAATTGAGATAACGACTTCCTGTGCAAAACTTGGGATCATTTGGTAAAACCCATAGATGGCATCAATCGCGAAATTTCCTAAAATTTCCAATGGCTGTCGGCAGCCGTCGAGATACCGTGAAATTGCGCCAAAAACAAATTTCGGCCAAATCGCAAAGCCTGCCTTGCCTTGAAGAATAATGAAAACCAGCCAAAAGAACAAAAGTCGCTACTGGCCAACTACGGTACAGCGAACAAAGGCACAATAGGTTTGATCAATGCGGTATTCAATTAGCGTTCTTCgaaatttcttttcttctctcctgcGTGTTTGCCGCCGGTAGAAGGCACAATTGGCTAGGGCAATTTctagaaaaaaatgaattgtgtgtgtgtcgagcaaAGTTGCGTGCTGTGGAAGCTGCCTCGAATAGGACTCAAAGCAATATTCTATAAAAGTGTTTTCACTTATTAGTGTGTTTGTTATAAACTACCTGTCGCAGTAAGGTAAGTTACATTTCTCAAGTAAAATAGTAAAGTACTAGTAAGTGCGGGCAAACGGGATGATGGGAGTGTTTTCTGGTTTGATCCGCAACACATCCACCACGCATTGGCCATAATTGCTTTAGAGTATTTTATAAACAAGTTTATTCGGTTACAACCATAAATCGACGCATATTAGGTTTCATGTACCGTTGCCTTATCACAGTTCTTCATCTGAATGAGTTGGTGTCTTGCGTGCGCTGGGGTGGGCTTGTAGACCGAAATGGCTTCGATCTCGAATTGTTAAGGCCACGTTTAGGATGGTTTCAATATGGTCTTCATTTCCACCTCCGCCCTCGATTGCTTGACGCCGCGGAACCGATTCTCGATGTCCTCTAGTGTACGGCCTTTCGTTTCCGGCAAGAAAAAGTAGACGAACGCGATGCCCAGCAGCGATAGGCTACCGAACATGATGAAAACGTTGGCATTACCGATGCTTTCTACGAGCGAGGGATATACTTTGATAATGATGAACGACATGGTGTAGCCGAAGAAGATCGTAAGCCCGGATGCAAAGCCCCGGATCTTGGTCGGATACACCTCGGCGTTCATGGAAAATGGCAGTGTAAGGAAGCCGAGTGTGGCGGTAAATATGaacgccaccagcaggacGGTTGGAATCCAGGAAAGCGACGTGCCTTTTACCGGATGCACGGCGAAGTAGGCTAGACCAAACATGCAGCAAGCCATGCCGAAGCCGGAAAACAGGGCTGGTGGCCTGCGACCAAACTTGTCCGATATGAACGACATCAGCACGGTCGTGACGACACGGGTCAACCCTACGAACACAGCGCTCAGGAAGGGATCGATGGCAACGCCAGCCTCGATAGAGAAGCTAGCGGCGTAAACAATGATAACAAAGATACCGGTAAActgctggaagaagaagaacgtgcACATAATGGCCAGCGGTTTGTACACTTCCGGCTTTTTCAGCTGCTCAATCTTGGATTTCTTCGTCTGGGACGCCCGGAAGCGTGCAATGTTGTCCTCGAGTGCATCCAGTTCGGCCCGGATCTCTGGATTGTTGTCCTCCTTGATTGCCCGGACCACCTTTAGGCATCGCTCCGCCTTCTCCATGCGCTTCTTGCTAACCAGCCAACTTGGTGATTCCGGTAGCGGTATCACGGTAAGAAGCGAAACGACCGTGAAAATACCGCATATCATACAGACGAACCGCCAGTCGTTCTGGTAgcaagggaaaaagggaggaaaaagagAACATATTGATAAGGTTGATTGCGGAGACAATTCAATCGAAGTACTAAGCCGCTACGATTCTTGACCGGCCAATCATGAATGGGGACGAAGGACGACGCTTTTTACGATAAGACGCTGGACCACCTACCTTGAACACATAACCAAGGGTGTAGATACAAAGCATACCGATGGCGGTGCAAAATGCGGTCAGTAGCGTCAAACGGCCTCGCAGATTTGGGTGGGCCACCTCGGCCGCGTATACCGAGGCTGGAGTACTAGATAAGCCTATCGCGATGCCTATCATGACGACAGAAGGAATGATAACCGCGACACATCGTAAATATAGTTTACACAGCCGTTACTGCTACGTCGTTAAGCCACGGAATGGTCGCCGTGGGAAGATGTACAGAAGTACAATGCTCACCTATAATAATACGCGCCACGATCAGCTGGATAAAGAGGACGGTGCTGTCGGTACGGCTCGCAAACGACATGATGGCCCACGATACaaccgaaatgaaattgatgaaGTAAAGCGTTTTCTTGCGGCCAATCCTGTCGAGCAAGTAACCCGAAAGGAGACCTCCGAATGGGCACATGATTGAGGTGATGGATGCtggaaaaaatcaatttaattaaaatggttCACCCACCGATTCTGCTCTTCCACGAGGAGGAAAACTCACCAAACCATGTGGCATTCGATTCGGAAAGTACCACTGAAGAGGTAGAGTTGGTCAACTCGATCATCGCAATCGACGGAAATCCGATACCCATTCCTGATGATATGATAGTTATGTTGGCAACCACGGCCATGACGATCTGCTTGATGGCCGCTTTACGCGTTAGCTCCGTAagaaccattttgttgttggccgTCTTAGAAGGGGATTGCTCCTTCAGCGCGACTTCCATCTCATCCGCATCCTTTCCACTCATCTTGTCCTAAAAAGCAgtcagaaaaaaagaaacgcatGAATCTAGTAGACGTGGTGTAACCATTCCAGTAAGTTTATGATTGCTACCGGTTTTCCCTGTGGCCGTTTCTGGGCGTTTTTTACATTCACGTTTCATTGATTTCGCACataatatgttttattttaattttagaaTGTTCGCCTCAACATAAGAAGCATTATTGAAGAATTTCCTCATACAAGtcacagccaaccagccataCAGCCGGGCCAGCCCATGGCCATAATCACTTATTCCCGGCGTTAAGAAATCTCCGCATGGTCCAGCTCGAACCGGTATCTACCAAACTCAACCCATTGTTGCGGTGTAGATAGGAGAGGGTCTTCTTGTGATGTTCACTCGTTTAAggagtgaaacaaaacaacaaaagaccGTGTCGCAAATAGTCTCCGTCGCTTGCATTTCAAGACCCCGGTGTATGTGTAATACAGTCCATCGTCGTAGCGATGGTAAACGGAAGGAGAAACACCACTTGCCTCGCGTGAGCATGACAACACACGAACTTACCACCCAACCACTGTTTGTTCCCTCGTCGACCTATCTCAACCATAAGTCAGATGTCCTCTGAAGCGGATAGCTCCACCGATGAAGGTCGCTCCGATATTTTTTTCGCTGACAGGACCCACCGGCTCTTTGATCGGTTAATCCCAACTATCACTCGTTCCAGAGTTTTGATGCCCAAATCGTCGTAACACGTGTTAGCACAAACGAGATGTTACCTGCCAGAGGTTGTACAATCGCGGCCGAGACTTAACATCGAACTGTTATTTTGcgaacgttgtcgtcgtgacCGCACAGCCGTATCAGCAGCGAATAGGCCGATGGAtggccgatggatggatggatggaaggacgGATTTACGAGGGGCGATGTGGATGGAAAGTTGCCCGAACAATCGACGCACCACTACCAAGTGAGCCGAACCGAAACTCTGAATGTTTACCAATGTTTTGGGCTCGTAGTGGTGTCGGCATTATATGTTCTGGACGGTTTCTTCTGTTTGATTATGGTTTCCGTCCGCATGCGTAGTCCTATCTTTGCGAAACGGCATACGAAGGGGAAATCGGCACCATTTGGGGGGATGATTCCATCCCCTCACACAGTGTCGATGTCGCGAATAGGGCTTGGGAAGTGCTGTCCAAACTTATGCTATCTAATCTTCAGTAACCTATTAGCAGTTGATGTGTTAACGATTAAAAATTAGATCGCTTTAATTAGCAATAATTAAATGATGTCGCAGGGTAAAAAGGGTGGCTTAAAAACTTAGAGCGAATCAACAGGTGGATTTAAAGTGTAGCTAATGTTGGGTGGTGTGGCATTTCAATTCATATCCGCTATCTGTGACTCAGCGTTAGATAGTTCAATAACAAAATAGTGTTAATTATGTACAATTTACACACTGGTGCTGTTCTTCAAAACAGGTCATTGGAAATTCTGGGTTTTTATCTAAACGGGTGtgaattggtttgtttttggtttgcttgtATTATCCAAACAAGGAAGCGAAGGGCAATAGTCCGAATTCAAATCACTTATTTTTTGAAGAGTAAAAAACTACAGAGAACAATGTAATGAGCCCCCTGTAGGCGAAACACCGCACAATGATGAAGTGGAGGCGCCGGTCTAAGCATTGCCAATTGGTTGTGGCTTGTTTTGAAGGCTCTCGAATGT
The sequence above is a segment of the Anopheles darlingi chromosome 2, idAnoDarlMG_H_01, whole genome shotgun sequence genome. Coding sequences within it:
- the LOC125952258 gene encoding sodium/hydrogen exchanger 7 isoform X1, with amino-acid sequence MNRQRVKTPNRSPYHFFPVLLLLVLGQWSFLSSVVTAESTDIELDAKANKIHQIDSLNLLLYTFLLTLTVLTIWLFKHRRVSWLHETGLAVIYGLIVGAIIRYAGTTTPIIHVAVDPQPDVKFNQSLPPDTLWLKFPGNLPHGSDQPVKANKTYTYSFRGEIANVEENEIDLKATFDPEIFFNIILPPIIFHAGYSLKRKYFFRNLGAILMFAIIGTTLSAFLIGALMYGFVQLMPKLKSSFTFLDTLYFGALISPTDPLTILAIFSDMHVDVNLYALVFGESVLNDAVAIVLSGAIQNYGEHYSSNGEFEGHAFLRSLGDFFSVFAFSLLIGASMGCVTAMMTKFTRIRDFPLLESALFVLMSYSTFLIAEAAELTGVVAVLFCGICQAHYTYNNLSDDSRIRTKQIFELLNFLAENFIFSYIGVSMFTFPKHHFDPLFIFTGFMCAAIGRAVNIYPLSALLNIARKPKISWNFQHMLFFAGLRGAMSFALAIRNTVSDARQAMLTTTSLIVITTVIIQGGAANFLLNWLNIPVGVDDETEVLPFQGVRSVYNSMENTAGDLENPDSEGATTPGGTRKGHEKAVLARLWGNFDSRYMKPLLTHSRPTLLETLPVCLSPLARLLTTTEQLTQDGPTRRADSDSDLCIDEDDRASRGCPADGSGRRNSINRLEIMDERIPSSFNVSSISLTNRIIQQGKRAGGKIFHF
- the LOC125952258 gene encoding sodium/hydrogen exchanger 7 isoform X4 — its product is MNRQRVKTPNRSPYHFFPVLLLLVLGQWSFLSSVVTAESTDIELDAKANKIHQIDSLNLLLYTFLLTLTVLTIWLFKHRRVSWLHETGLAVIYGLIVGAIIRYAGTTTPIIHVAVDPQPDVKFNQSLPPDTLWLKFPGNLPHGSDQPVKANKTYTYSFRGEIANVEENEIDLKATFDPEIFFNIILPPIIFHAGYSLKRKYFFRNLGAILMFAIIGTTLSAFLIGALMYGFVQLMPKLKSSFTFLDTLYFGALISPTDPLTILAIFSDMHVDVNLYALVFGESVLNDAVAIVLSGAIQNYGEHYSSNGEFEGHAFLRSLGDFFSVFAFSLLIGASMGCVTAMMTKFTRIRDFPLLESALFVLMSYSTFLIAEAAELTGVVAVLFCGICQAHYTYNNLSDDSRIRTKQIFELLNFLAENFIFSYIGVSMFTFPKHHFDPLFIFTGFMCAAIGRAVNIYPLSALLNIARKPKISWNFQHMLFFAGLRGAMSFALAIRNTVSDARQAMLTTTSLIVITTVIIQGGAANFLLNWLNIPVGVDDETEVLPFQGVRSVYNSMENTAGDLENPDSEGATTPGGTRKGHEKAVLARLWGNFDSRYMKPLLTHSRPTLLETLPVCLSPLARLLTTTEQLTQDGPTRRADSDSDLCIDEDDRASRGCPADGSGRRNSINRMKRSA
- the LOC125952258 gene encoding sodium/hydrogen exchanger 7 isoform X5, producing the protein MNRQRVKTPNRSPYHFFPVLLLLVLGQWSFLSSVVTAESTDIELDAKANKIHQIDSLNLLLYTFLLTLTVLTIWLFKHRRVSWLHETGLAVIYGLIVGAIIRYAGTTTPIIHVAVDPQPDVKFNQSLPPDTLWLKFPGNLPHGSDQPVKANKTYTYSFRGEIANVEENEIDLKATFDPEIFFNIILPPIIFHAGYSLKRKYFFRNLGAILMFAIIGTTLSAFLIGALMYGFVQLMPKLKSSFTFLDTLYFGALISPTDPLTILAIFSDMHVDVNLYALVFGESVLNDAVAIVLSGAIQNYGEHYSSNGEFEGHAFLRSLGDFFSVFAFSLLIGASMGCVTAMMTKFTRIRDFPLLESALFVLMSYSTFLIAEAAELTGVVAVLFCGICQAHYTYNNLSDDSRIRTKQIFELLNFLAENFIFSYIGVSMFTFPKHHFDPLFIFTGFMCAAIGRAVNIYPLSALLNIARKPKISWNFQHMLFFAGLRGAMSFALAIRNTVSDARQAMLTTTSLIVITTVIIQGGAANFLLNWLNIPVGVDDETEVLPFQGVRSDLENPDSEGATTPGGTRKGHEKAVLARLWGNFDSRYMKPLLTHSRPTLLETLPVCLSPLARLLTTTEQLTQDGPTRRADSDSDLCIDEDDRASRGCPADGSGRRNSINRMKRSA